From Aliamphritea hakodatensis:
AGCTGTTCAATATTTTCCAGGAGTGCCTGGGCGCGGGCGGTATCGTGCTGACGGTAGAGTGTCGGTATACCGTTGCTCAGCCGCAGTTCGTATGTGATTCGTACAACCCGGTATATGCGGGAATCTATGGGATAAGCATGCTGAAGATGGGCAGAGATGTTGCCCCGGGTGTCCTGGCTTTGCGCATGACCAAGCTGGTTGCCGGATGCGTCAGTGATGGTGAATATGTCACTGTTCACACAGTTTGTGATGACCACTGTCTGGCGGCGCTGAAAGTGTGTGCGTCTGAGTTTTACCGGGCTTTCGGTGTATTGCATACGCTGGTCAGTCAGCACCGGCGGTTCCGTGACTCTGATGATACGGATGATATCACTCCGGTTAATGCCTGAATCATCTTCGCCGGTAATGGCAAATGCCGGCGAGTAAACGCTGTTATTGGATCCGTTATAGACAGTGCTCCTGTTTCCGATACAGCCCCAGTAGTCTGCCTGCTGAATATCCTGACGCAAAAAATGCAGGGCAGTCCAGCCGCTTTCTGCTAATTCCTGATGAGCATTGTTCATCTGAAAGCTGCGGTGGCTGATCAGGGCAAACTGAGTGGTGAGCAGTATCAGCAGTAAGCTGAGTGCTGTGGCAATCATCAGCTCAACCAGACTGAACCCGTGTTGTTTGTTGCCGGGCATATCAGAAACTGACAGGCTGATATACGCTGTATTCTCCGGAAGGGGCCTGCCACCGGATAGCTAACACCAGAGCTCTGTCAGACAGATTGCAGCGCAGGCTTGTTGGCGGTGGAGTGGGACATATAATTCCTGCCCCGGAGGGCAGTGTCTGTGTTATTCGCTGTTGCCAGTCATACAGAGCATGTTTTGCCATATCGTCTGCTGTACAGCCGCTAAGTTGATAGCACGCAGTATGCTGGCTGGCCGCTTGCTGAAACACACCGCTGGTAGCTGCTGCCGGATTTGACTGTATGTGGCCGGCCATAAACTGAATCAGGCTGTATGCCTGGGCCTCCTGTAAGGAAAATCGTGCAAGTCGGTTTGAGTAAAGCAGCGATGCGCTGATGGCAATTAAAGTGATACTGGCCAGGCTCAGGGCGACCAGTACTTCAATGAGCGTAAATCCTTTTGGGCTCATGACGGTATCCTTGTGTATTCATCCATGATTACGTTTTACTGATGTTCAGCTCAGCTATGTAAATATAGAGCAGAGGTTTTGGTTTTTCCTGTTCGGGACATAAAGGAATATCTGTTTAAAAACTGTTCTGCTATGTAAGATGATGATTTAATACATTTGTTTGATTCTTTGGCTGCAGAATATCTCAGGGACTGAGAGTATGTATTCAGATTGCAAACAGCAACCGGGCAGGTTTGTTCGGGGGTTCACCCTGATAGAGCTGTTAGTGATTCTGAGTGTTGTCACGTTACTGGTCACTGTCGCTGTTCCGAATTATCAGAGTATCAAGGCACACTTTGATATTCAGGGGAGCAGCCGGCAACTGGTGGCGCTGGTTGCTGCGGCCAAAGCGAATGCTATTCGGCTGGGGCAGTTTGTGGTGCTCTGCCGTCGGGATGATGATCAGCAGTCGCAATGTGCCGGTAGCCGGATTAACAGCGCGGGGAACTGGAGTATTGGCTGGTTGTTGTTTGCTGATACGGATAATAACCAGTGGTTTGATGATAGTGACCGGTTACTCAAACAAGGTGTGAGTGCGGCTTCTGGTTGTGAAATCAGTGGCAGGGGGGATTTCCTGAGTTTTACCCCTGACGGCATACTCCGGGGCGGTGGCAACGGCACTTTTACAGTTGTCTGCGGCAGCCTGAAGCAAGAACTGGTCGTGAATATTCTTGGGCGGGTGAGGTATGGCGATATAACGGGAACCCCATGAAGGGCGCTCTGAGTGCTGTGTGATTACTGCCCATTTAGAGGAGTATAAAATCAGCCTTTCATCGGTTTCTTGCAAGAAATTGAGTGTTAAGTGTCTGCGTTTTTAAGTTTGATTCCTGCCGGTTTTCGGCAGTTAATTTCTGATTTTTATATGCTGTTTTAAAACAGCGCTGTTTTAATTTACCAACTGATACTGAGTTTGTACTGGCTTTAGGGATGGAAAGTGATCTTGTTGTGTGCTAGGGGCTATTGACCTATGATGTAACACGTTGTTTATGGTGTTTACTCGTTTTTAGACTGGGCGGTTTAACTTTTATCAGAGTTTGGATGTGATGGGGCGTTTTCATAAAAACGAAGCAGGAACACGGTTTGCCCGAGGGTTCACGCTTGTTGAGCTGTTGATCACTGTAGCAGTGTTTTCTGTGTTACTGCTGGTGGTGACTGCCAGCTATGAACCCCTTATCAGCAATAACCGTTTGGCGTCATCTGTTAACACTTTTATGGGCAGCCTGGCCAGAGGGCGAACCGAGGCCGGCAAACTGTCAACAGCAGTGACTATTTGTTCTTCCAGTAACGGCACCAGCTGTAACGCAGGGGCCAACTGGGAAAATGGCTGGATTATTTTTAATGACGCAGATGCGGATGCTGTTGTTGATGCAGGGGATGGTGACCGTATCGTGAAGGTTTTTGCTGCGCTGGGGAGCCAGGATACTCTGAGAAGAAGTGGCTTTGCATTTGCGGCCGGCAGAATTCAGTTTAATTCCCGTGGAGAGTTAAGAGGGGGGAATGCCCGGCCGGGATCTTTCGTGCTGTGTGACGGCAACGGGGTAGATGCGGAAGCAAGGGCAGTCGTGATTAATTTATCCGGTTCGGTGCGCATGGCTGTGGATGAAAATAATGACGGTATTCTGAATGACCATACCGGTGGAGGAGGGAATGTATCGTGTCCTCCTTAACCCCCAGGTTTTTCAGTGCCGGCGTAAGCCTGATTGAAGTGCTGATTTCAATCGTGCTGATCAGTGTGGTCATGTTGGGTGTTGCTGCGTTTGCGATAACCAGCCTGAGTGAAAATCAAAGTGCATATATAAGAAGTCAGGCCAGTTTCCTTGCTTATGATATTGCCTCCCGTATCCGTATAAACAAGGACTTTGCCCTGGCAGATGATGGTAACTATGCCCTTGATACATCAAGTATTCCTAATACGCCGGCTGCCGTTAACTGTATTACAACGGTTGCCGGGTGTGATGAAACGGATTTAGCGGCTCAGGATATCCGGGAATGGACTGAGCATTTTCGGGATGTTGCCGGTATAGGTGTTAATGGCGCTGGCTACCAGGCCACTATTCCTAACGCTATCGGGGTCGTTGCTGTGTCTGCAGGCGATATAGCGGTGACAATCAGTTGGCAGGAAAATGACTGGAATGTCGTAGGGGATAACTTGTCAGGTATCGAAACGCATCAGCTTCGGCTTAACTTCAGAGTTGTTCAATGATGAAAAGCAGGTCTGCGGGTTTCTCTCTGATTGAGCTGATGGTAGCGCTGGCGATCAGTACGTTTTTGTTACTGGGGGTGTTTCAGGTCTATATCAGCCTGAATGATACTGCGCGAAGCGGCAGCGCACTTGCCAGGCTGCAGGAAAATGGCCGGTTTGCCGTGAATTATTTAATTCAGAATCTCAGGTTGGCCGGTTATCAGGGGTGTATTGATACCAATTCGGTTGAAGTGAATGTGCTGGCAGTAAATGCCAACATCAATACTAATATTATTCCTTTGCAGGGGTTCCGAGTTGCTGCCGACGGGGTGTGGAGTCCGGCGAGACCTGCACAGGCTGATGAATTAAATATTAATGGCGGGCCACTGAACGACTCTGATGTTGTGTATATCCAGCATGCAACGGCGAGTTCAACGAATGTTACCTGTCCGGCTGGCACTTGCGCTGCGAACCAGGCGTTACCTGTTGATAATCTGGACTTGGGCCTTGGGCAGGGTGGCACGGTTATCGTGACTGACTGCGACAGTGCGGACATGTTCAGAATTACGAATGATTTATCCCTGCAGCTGCCGGGTAACTTCTCTTTAGAGCATGACGGAACCCTTAATACCGGAACCGGAGATTTTAATAATTCATATACGGAATCAGCCAGTAAGGATGTGCTGGTTATGGGGTTTCTCGCCAATGCCTTTTACGTCAAGGATACCGGCCGGGATACAACACAGGGAAATGACATTTTTGCACTGTTCAAGTATGACCGGCAGTTGCGCGCAGAGTTTGAAGTTGTTGAAGGGATAGAGCGTTTGATAGTGCTCTACGGTGAACGTTTACCAACAGATGCTGTTCGTTTTGTTGCTGCCGATGATGCGAACCTGGATATGGACAATGTTGTTGCGCTGCGAATTGCTGTTATGGCGACATCTAATGATGCGGTTAAAGAGTTTGACGACACGACCCGCTATAGCATGCTCGATACAGATGTGTTGCCCAATACAGTATCAGGTGCCGCTTCGACTTATCAGCAGGACAGGCGGCTCCGGAAAGTATTTTCAGCCACGTTGCAGTTGCGGAATTAAGCATATGATGAAGCGTTACGCAGAACATCCTAAAAGAAATCAGTCCGGCATCGTTCTGGTCGTCACTTTGCTGGCGATTGCGATGGTATCGGTGTTGGTAACGGCATCGGTGATGACCTCTTCATCTGAAGAAAAAATGGCATTTAATGCCCATATTGCAGGACAGACGTTTCAGGCTGCGGAAAGCAGCCTGAACGAAATTGTTGAAACGGATGATGCCATGTTTGAAGCCATTGATGCCGGGGAAGGTGGCAGTTCTTCTGTGCAGTCCTTCAATATGAATATTAACCGCTTAAATTCAGAAAGCTTCCTGCTGTATCAGGGGAAGGGTATTCCGGTTGGATATTCCCTGGATTCCACCATCTCTTATAAATTTCAGGGAGATGGCCGGGGATATATCGATGACAATGATACATTTGGTGATGCTGATGACGAGGCCGCTACAGAGCTGGTGCAGGGAATCTACCGCATTTCGTACGTAACGGAGGAGTGATCCATGGGTACGCTGAGATCTTCACAGAAAAGTTTTACCTTAGGCATTCTGCTTGCGTTTTATGCTGCATTTCCTGCATTGGCGGACGATACCGAAATCTACTTTGGGGGGAACACAAACATCAGTGTTCGGCCCAATGTGTTGTTCGTTCTGGATACTTCCGGTTCGATGGGATGGACTGACGGCACAAGTGTAACCCGTATGGATCGCATGAAGGCTGCGATGAATTCGATGCTCACCAATGTTCAGGATATTAACGCCGGCCTTATGCAGTTTAATAATCCCGGCGGGCCGGTCATCTACCCTGTTACCTATATTGATGAGCCTATTGGGGCAGTTGTTGGCGACGATGTACTGACCGGCGTTGCGCAGGCCAGTATCGAAAGCGGTGCAAATGATGCCGAACAGCTGAGCGATAATTCCGTTATTCTGAATAATGACCAGTTAAGTCTGATCACCCATCCTTCGGTCACGGTTACGGAAACGGTCACTGTTCAGGTAGCTCATGCTGAAGATGATGCAGAAGAGGAAGTCAGCAATAACCGTTTAAGGCTGAACAACAAGAATATGCACTATGTTCGCCGGGGTAATAATGACGGTGTAGTTGGCCTGAAGTTTAACAATGTGGATGTGCCCCGGGGAGCAATTGTCACTGATGCACGGCTGGAGTTCGAAGTCGGGAAAGTCCTCAGAGGACCGGTGTATATCGATATTTACGGCGAAGATTCATCTGATCCCCAACGTTTTTCAAATTCGCATAAGATTCTTTCACGAACACTGACGTCTCAAAAGGTTAACTGGACGCTGACAGAGGAACCACCTGTTGACGGAAAGGTTACATCGCCGGATATAACGAGTGTTGTTCAGGCGATTATTGACCGTGCAGACTGGGATGCGATGGACCGGATGGTGTTTGTACTTAAAGATGACCCCGGTACAAGTAATAATAATATTCGCCGCTTTGAGTCGTTTGATGGCGAGCCTTCAGCGGCACCCAAGTTACATATCACCTACACCTATACCAGCCCTGCAGCTACCAATGATTATGTTGGCTTACGTTTTGAGGGGCTAACTATTCCTCAGGGCGCGGATATTACATCGGCGAAGCTCAGTTTTGTTGCCAGTAATGATGTAGCGGCAACGACTAATTTAATTGTTCAGGCGGAAAATTCCGATGACAGTGCCGCTTTTGAAGCGACTGACAATAACCTGGGCGCCCGGCAAAAGACACTTTCTACGGTGAGCTGGTCACCGCCTGGCTGGACGGCGGAAACGACCTATGAATCGCCGGATCTGTCAGCAGTCATTGAATCAGTTACCAACCGTTCTGGCTGGTGTGGCGGGAACGCGCTGACATTGCTGGTAAAGGGCTCAGGCCAGCGTTTTGCTTATGCTTTTGAAGGCAGCAGTACGGAGTCTGTGCAGCTGGATGTGCGGTATGACGTCAATTCTGTGTCTGATGACGCCTGTAATGTGAAGAAATACTCTGTATCCATTACCAATGGCGATGACGATGTCGAAGAGTATGGCAGTGGCAGCATGTACTACGACAGCAGCGACCTTGAGTTAGTGGCAGATACTGATGACAATCGTGGCAATCAGATCGTCGGTCTTCGGTTTAATAATGTTCAGCTGAAGCAGGGGGCTGATATCAATCATGCTTATATCGAATTCTATACGGATGAGACCGATCCCACCGGTACCGCTGAACTGACGATCAAAGCGGAAAATGTAGATAATGCACCTGCTTTCAGTAATTCACATAAACCTTCACAGATATATGCGGGCAACAATTCTGTTTCCTGGACGATTACCAGTACCTGGGATACTGAAAATGAAGTCCACCGTACACCGGATATTTCCGGGTTAATCGAACAGGTGGTTGCACGGTCGGGCTGGGCGCCGGGTAACAGCATCGTTTTAACGATTTCCGGTACGGGGGAACGTTCAGCCCATGCGTTTGATGGTTCAGCCTTGTATATGCCTAAGCTGGTGTTTCTGGCTCAGAAGGATGATGTGCCTGTCGGGACAGGCGGAATTGTACGTTCTAAGTTAATTGAACTTGTGAATGATCTTCCGACAGAGGGCAGTACGCCGGTTGTAGATACCCTTTATGAAGCGGCACTGTACTACCGTGGCGGGGCGGTGGATTACGGTAAATCAAGGGGCTATTACGATTATTATTATGATAACCGCAGAACTAACCGGGTATCTCACCCCTTGTCATACACCGGCGGCACACTGGTGCAGCCTACAGGGTGTAGCAGTGACAACCTGAACGACAGTGACTGTAAAGAAGAAAAGATTACCGGCAGCCCGGTGTATATTTCTCCTGTTACCGAGTCATGCCAGAAGAGTTACATCGTGTTACTGACGGATGGCTCAACCAACCGCAATGATTCTGTTTCAAAAATAGAAAATATGCTTGGCTATACCGGTTCTGAGGCCTGTTCGAGCACCGGTAGCAGTGCCGAAAACTGCGGTGAAGAATTGGTCAGTTATCTGAAAAACAGCGACCAGATATCAGGCCTGGGCGGCGATCAGACTGTCCAGACTTATACCATTGGCTTTAATTTCTCGAGCGACTGGATCCGGGACCTGGCTCAGAGTGGCGGCGGCAGCTTTCACAAGGCTGATTCTTCAGCAGAGCTGCTGGATGTGTTTGAAACCATTCTTAAATCGATAAAAGCGGCGGATGCATCATTTGTTGAACCCAGTGTGACGGTGAATCAGTTTAACCGGTTCAGCCACCGGGATGATATTTACTACTCACTGTTCAAGCCCCAGGAAACGGCTAAGTGGATAGGCAATCTGAAAAAATACCGGCTGGCCGGTGCCCAGACCACGATAGTTGATGTTGATGGTGAGCCGGCCATTGATCCGGCATCCGGTTTCTTTAAAAATGATGCCAGAAGTTACTGGTCGACAGACCCGGATGGCAGCAAGGTAGAACTTGGTGGTGCTGCCTCCCGGTTGCCTGCGCCGGTAGACCGTAAAATTTACACCTATATGGGCAGTTTGCCGGTGGTGAATGACGGCACAGAGTTGTTGAGTGGCTATCCGGTTAACAGTGCAAATACTGATATTGACAGAACCGTGCTGGGTATTCCGTCAGAAACCACAACCTACCGCAATAAGTTACTGAACTGGACCATTGGTCTGAAGCCTGACGGTACCACTCCGAGGAATGAGCTGGGTGATCCGTTGCATTCCAAGCCGGTCATTGTGACCTATGACTCTGATGCCGTTGCCAAGACCTTCGACAGTACAATTTTCTTTGGCACGAATGAAGGCTACATACACGCCATTGATGCGGATACCGGCATTGAAAAGTTTGCGTTTATTCCGAAAGAATTGTTGCCGAACCTGAATACTTTTTATACTAACCAGACTGTATCTCCGCGCCCATACGGTATGGACGGTGAAATTACTATTCGCAGCCATGATGACAACGCAGATGGCGATTACTTCGATGACGATGATTATGTCTATCTCTATTCAGGCATGCGAAGAGGCGGCCGGAACTATTATGCGCTGGATGTTAGCGACAGAAACGCGCCAGAGTTCCTGTGGCAGATCAACGGTGGCCCCGGTGGTACAACCGGTTTCAGCGAGCTGGGACAGACCTGGTCGACCCCTAAAAAGATCAAAGTTAAGTTTGATGATGTTTCGTACGATCTGCTGATGTTCGCCGGCGGGTATGACCCTACCCAGGATTCAGTCAATGTCAGGACTGTCGACACAATGGGCCGTGCCATTTATATGGTAAACGCTAAAGACGGCAGTTTGTTCTGGTCAGCGGGGATTGATGCCAACAGTAACCTGCCCCTGACGGATATGAAGTACAGTATTCCTTCAGATATAAGCTCCGTGGATCTGGACGGAGACGGGTATGTTGACCAGTTCTATGTTGGGGACATGGGTGGGCAGATCTGGCGTTTCGACGTTAACCAGAAGAATGTGGATGATAAAGCTGACCTCGTGAAAGGCGGTGTCATTGCCGACTTCGCAGGAAACACTCAGGCGAGTAACCGACGCTTTTATTATCCGCCGGATATTTCTATTAATGCCGATGGGGCCCACCGCTTTATGGGCGTTTCAGTCGGTTCCGGTTATCGGGCTCACCCACTGAATGAGGCGATCAAAGACCGTTTTTACGTGCTGAAACAGTTTAATAACATTTACACGCCGCCGACGACTTACGTGAAGCGGACCGAAGCGGATATGTATGATGCGACGCTGAACCTGATTGTTGAAGGTACGTCAACCGAGCAGGCCACTGCCAGAGCGGCACTGTCCAGTACGGATGCCAATAAAAAAGACGGTTGGTATATCCGTCTGACAAACACCGGCGAGAAGGTCTTGGCCGAAAGTGTCACCCTTAATGGACAGTTGGTATTCACAACCTATCAGCCTTATGCTGCCGTGACTTCCAGCTGTCAGCCTGCGGTGGGTACTGCACGGGCATATATCGTCAATATTCTTGATGCGACGCCGAACAGTGATATTAATGGCGACGGTTCCACCACCAAAGAAGACCGGGTGATTCAGTTAAAGAATGGCAGCATTCCGTCTAAGCCGACAGTGACCGATACCGTCGACGGTAAGCCAACAGTAATGGTTGGGCCTGAGTCAGTATCTGATGTTGATACCGGAAGACAAATCATCAGAACCTACTGGTATGAGAAGGAGTCAGATTAAGAAAATGCATAATCAGCGCGGTTTTACGTTATTAGAACTTATGGTTGCGGTAGCCATCGTCGGCATTCTGGCGGCGGTTGCATACCCCAGTTATCTGGGGTTTATAACCGATAGTCGCAGGTCGGATGCCCAGAGCGCCCTGTTAAGCTTTGCCAGTGCGATGGAGCGGTTTAAATCTGAACAGGTGACATATGCCGGCGCAGCGAACGGTGGGGGTGATACCGGTGCGCCAGCGGCAACAGTATTTCCCAGCCAGGCTCCGCTCAGCAGCAATGATAAGTTTTATAATCTGACCATTGTTTCAGCGGCTTCTCTGGGGTTTACCTTGCGGGCAAGTCCGATTAACGGTCAGGTGGGGGATGGATTTCTTGAAATCACCTCAACCGGAGCGCGCCGCTGGGATGTCAATAATGACGGAGATACCAACGATGCCGGAGAAAACAGCTGGTAATTAGTCCGTTAGCCGTATCGTAACCTGGGCTCTGATTAAAGAGCCCGCTGTCGTCAGAGTGTTCGCAATATTACTGACCGAACACAGAGCCTGCGGGGTTTAAGACGCCTGCCAGTGCAGTTATATTGTGCCTTTAACGGCAATAGCCTAATATGTTACACAGAGTTTTGTTTGTGGATTGCATACTGTCAGTCAGGGAAGAAGGCATCGTTACACACATGTGCTGGCAATAGCGTGCCGGACAACTCCCTCCTCCCTGTTTTGCTTACGTTCATATCAACAGATTAAAATTCAGCATAGAAGGTTAATAAACAGAGACTGCCGTTCAGTGGCAATGTGCTGTTTGTTGATAAAACAATGGATTGTTTTTGACGCTGAGATGTAATGGATTACTCCTCTCAACATAACCAGGCAGGAATGCCTGTGTCTGGTTTTACATTAATCGAGCTGCTGGTTGCCATTGCGATCCTGAGCATTTTGCTGGGCGTGGGTATGCCCGGTCTTGCTGCACTCACCGATTCATCCCGACTGAGGTCGGTTACGCATAATTTAACCTCTGCTATCCAGCTGGCCCGTTCGGAAGCCGTGAACCGGCGGACGACGACGGCTGTCTGTCAGGCGGGCACGAATAATCAGGCCTGTAACTTTGCTGCCAACTGGCGGGATGGCTGGATTGTTGTCGCTGCGCGGCAGGCCGGAGCTAATTTACAGGCAGCTGCTGAAGTGGAAGTCATCCGCCGCTGGGAAGCCGTTAACCTGAGGGTGGGTGGCGTGGCGAACGGTCTGGTGTTTGCGCCAACAGGCCGGGCAACCGTAGCAGGGCAACTGGATTCGGATAATGGATCGTCCACCCGCTGCCTGTTTGTGAATACCAGCGGGCGGGTTTCCGTTGTCGACGATGATGACGATCCGAATGACGGGTGTACCTGATGATGACTGAATCTCTGAACCGGCTCAGCGCTGAACAACAGGGCACAACACTGATTGAAGTGTTGATTACTCTGGTCATTATTTCGGTGGGGCTATTGTCGGTTGCCGCGTTGCAGGCGGTCGCCTTAAAAAGTAGCAACGGCTCCTATCTGCGCTCTCAGGCGACATTTCTGGCGTATGACCTTGCTGACAGAATCCGGGCAGCACCGGCCTCTGCCCTGAATGGCGATTATGATGATGCTTCGGCTGGCGGCGACCGGCAGGAATGGAATAACAGGGTTATCACGCTGCTGGGCAACGGTGCCAGCGGTCAGGTTGCCAGAACTGACCGGGAAGTATTGATTACCATTAGCTGGAACGACGACCGTGCACGGATCACGGGCGTTAATGGTGGCAGTCAGGCAGGTCCGGTTCGGTTTAATTATCGGATGGAGTTTTAGCCATGCGGGTTCAGTTACCTGTTAAAGATCAGGGTGGATTCAGCCTGATAGAGCTGATGATCGCGCTGGTGCTGGGGCTGATCATTGTTGGTGGGGTAATGGTTGTATTTGTGAGCAGCTCCCACAGTTTTGTGTTTAACACGGCCCTTTCAAGAGTACAGGAAAATGGCCGGTTTGCTCTGGAAATCGTTGCCCGGGAACTGCGCAATGCCGGTTACAGAGGTGACTGTTTTCGTAATATAGATAATTTATTGGATACCGGCAGCGCGAATTATCAGGCCGCTGCTTATGACCTTAATGATCCTCTAAGAGGTTGGGGAGACGGTGCCGGCCAGTTTTTTACAGATAACCTTACCGGCTACCGCCCCGGTACGGATCTGCTGCTGGTGAAACATGCGGCGGTTCCTTCAACAGCAGTGCTCTCTGCCAATGTTGATACCGGTGCGACAAGTTTTCTGATCACCGGCGGCGAACGTGCGGGAGCACTGCTTGTGTTTTCAGATGCCGGTGGCTGTGATCTGTTTCAGAACACCGCTGGAACGAATACTAATGATCTGCAGCGGGGGACAACCGGACAAAGTCTGAATAACCTGTCAGCCACTACTCAGCCCCTGAGCCATGTTTACTATGCGGGTGATATGACCCGAATCACCCGTTATTCCAGCACACTGTTTTATGTCGGCGCTTCCGACCGGGTTGCAAATATCAGTGCGTTACGGGGGCTCAGTTTTAACAATGGCGTAGCCAATGATCAGGAGCTGGTGGAAGGTATCACAGAGATGAGTGTTTTGTATGCACTGAGGCCAGCTGCCGGCGCAGCGCTGAGCTATACGCGCACCGCGGCACAGGTAACTGCAGCAGGTCAGTGGGATGATGTTGTCTCCGTGAGGGTAAATATGACGGTACAGGGGGAGCAGGATCTTTCGTATCAGTTTGCGACCACGGTTGCCTTAAGGAATCGCTTGCTATGAATAAAAACTGTTTTGGTCAGCAATACGAAAAAGGCGTCGCCCTGCTGGTGGCACTGATTTTGTTGCTGATGCTTTCTCTGGTGGGGGTAAGTGCAATGCAGGGCACGACCATGCAGGAAAAAATGTCCGGTAACCTGCGTGATCAGCACTCGGCATTCAATGCGGCTGAAGCGGCGCTGCGGCAGGGTGAACAGCAGGCCGGGCGGGATTATTTAGCAGGTCTGTTAACCTCGGAGCAGCCGATCAGTGGCCGTTACACGGCAGGTGCGTTTTCTTCGGCGGCAGTACCCACCTGGCGCGCAGTGGTACTTGACCCGCCAATAACCAACAGCCCTTCAGTCACGGCTGATGACGTGGGCGTTATGATCAGGGTAACCGCCTCGTCGGCGGGGTTTACCGGCCGTTCAGACGTTGAGCTTGAATCAACCTACATTTTAATACACTAGGGTAACTTAATTGTGCCAGGGAGGCGCTCTTATGATGCAGGTAAATACAGCGGGCAGTAAATGGATCATGTGCTGTGTGATTGTTGGCGCTTTGCTGCTTCATTCTGCTTGGGTGTCAGGTGCCTCAATTGCCCAAGTGCCGTTATCACTGGGGCAGACCAGTGTCCCGGGGAATCTCATCTTAACCCCTTCTGTTGAATACCCAACAGTGCTGACGTTTGCAAACTTAGGCAGCACTTATGATGAAACAAAGGAAAGTGTCGGATATTTTGATTCCGGTAAATGTTATCGCTACAACTACAATGCTGCGGATGAAAGTCAGAGGCATTTTTATCCACAAGGCGCTGCAACTGATAATAAATGCTCAGGCAGTGATCTCTGGAGTGGCAATTTCCTCAACTGGGCAGCAACCCAAACTATCGATCCGTTTCGCTGGGCGTTGACCGGTGGTTACCGGGTGAAAGATACCCCGACTGAAACCTGGTTAGAGAAAGCCAGACACACCGGTCGATATAACAATGTTTCCCGAAGCATCACTGAGACCGCAGCTATAAATAATGCAACACCATTCGATGCCGCTTTTAATGGGGGGGATTTTTCAACAGTTCTGGGAGGACACGGCAATGAAATGCACTTCACAATTCCTGTCGGGTATGTTGGACGAGTGGAGGATCGCGCTTACCGGTACGTTGGCGAGGTGTTTGATAACACTGGAGTGAAAAC
This genomic window contains:
- a CDS encoding PilC/PilY family type IV pilus protein, which gives rise to MGTLRSSQKSFTLGILLAFYAAFPALADDTEIYFGGNTNISVRPNVLFVLDTSGSMGWTDGTSVTRMDRMKAAMNSMLTNVQDINAGLMQFNNPGGPVIYPVTYIDEPIGAVVGDDVLTGVAQASIESGANDAEQLSDNSVILNNDQLSLITHPSVTVTETVTVQVAHAEDDAEEEVSNNRLRLNNKNMHYVRRGNNDGVVGLKFNNVDVPRGAIVTDARLEFEVGKVLRGPVYIDIYGEDSSDPQRFSNSHKILSRTLTSQKVNWTLTEEPPVDGKVTSPDITSVVQAIIDRADWDAMDRMVFVLKDDPGTSNNNIRRFESFDGEPSAAPKLHITYTYTSPAATNDYVGLRFEGLTIPQGADITSAKLSFVASNDVAATTNLIVQAENSDDSAAFEATDNNLGARQKTLSTVSWSPPGWTAETTYESPDLSAVIESVTNRSGWCGGNALTLLVKGSGQRFAYAFEGSSTESVQLDVRYDVNSVSDDACNVKKYSVSITNGDDDVEEYGSGSMYYDSSDLELVADTDDNRGNQIVGLRFNNVQLKQGADINHAYIEFYTDETDPTGTAELTIKAENVDNAPAFSNSHKPSQIYAGNNSVSWTITSTWDTENEVHRTPDISGLIEQVVARSGWAPGNSIVLTISGTGERSAHAFDGSALYMPKLVFLAQKDDVPVGTGGIVRSKLIELVNDLPTEGSTPVVDTLYEAALYYRGGAVDYGKSRGYYDYYYDNRRTNRVSHPLSYTGGTLVQPTGCSSDNLNDSDCKEEKITGSPVYISPVTESCQKSYIVLLTDGSTNRNDSVSKIENMLGYTGSEACSSTGSSAENCGEELVSYLKNSDQISGLGGDQTVQTYTIGFNFSSDWIRDLAQSGGGSFHKADSSAELLDVFETILKSIKAADASFVEPSVTVNQFNRFSHRDDIYYSLFKPQETAKWIGNLKKYRLAGAQTTIVDVDGEPAIDPASGFFKNDARSYWSTDPDGSKVELGGAASRLPAPVDRKIYTYMGSLPVVNDGTELLSGYPVNSANTDIDRTVLGIPSETTTYRNKLLNWTIGLKPDGTTPRNELGDPLHSKPVIVTYDSDAVAKTFDSTIFFGTNEGYIHAIDADTGIEKFAFIPKELLPNLNTFYTNQTVSPRPYGMDGEITIRSHDDNADGDYFDDDDYVYLYSGMRRGGRNYYALDVSDRNAPEFLWQINGGPGGTTGFSELGQTWSTPKKIKVKFDDVSYDLLMFAGGYDPTQDSVNVRTVDTMGRAIYMVNAKDGSLFWSAGIDANSNLPLTDMKYSIPSDISSVDLDGDGYVDQFYVGDMGGQIWRFDVNQKNVDDKADLVKGGVIADFAGNTQASNRRFYYPPDISINADGAHRFMGVSVGSGYRAHPLNEAIKDRFYVLKQFNNIYTPPTTYVKRTEADMYDATLNLIVEGTSTEQATARAALSSTDANKKDGWYIRLTNTGEKVLAESVTLNGQLVFTTYQPYAAVTSSCQPAVGTARAYIVNILDATPNSDINGDGSTTKEDRVIQLKNGSIPSKPTVTDTVDGKPTVMVGPESVSDVDTGRQIIRTYWYEKESD
- a CDS encoding type IV pilin protein, coding for MHNQRGFTLLELMVAVAIVGILAAVAYPSYLGFITDSRRSDAQSALLSFASAMERFKSEQVTYAGAANGGGDTGAPAATVFPSQAPLSSNDKFYNLTIVSAASLGFTLRASPINGQVGDGFLEITSTGARRWDVNNDGDTNDAGENSW
- a CDS encoding GspH/FimT family pseudopilin; this encodes MSGFTLIELLVAIAILSILLGVGMPGLAALTDSSRLRSVTHNLTSAIQLARSEAVNRRTTTAVCQAGTNNQACNFAANWRDGWIVVAARQAGANLQAAAEVEVIRRWEAVNLRVGGVANGLVFAPTGRATVAGQLDSDNGSSTRCLFVNTSGRVSVVDDDDDPNDGCT
- the pilV gene encoding type IV pilus modification protein PilV, which gives rise to MMTESLNRLSAEQQGTTLIEVLITLVIISVGLLSVAALQAVALKSSNGSYLRSQATFLAYDLADRIRAAPASALNGDYDDASAGGDRQEWNNRVITLLGNGASGQVARTDREVLITISWNDDRARITGVNGGSQAGPVRFNYRMEF